In Anaerolineales bacterium, the genomic stretch CGGCGCCGGCGGCGATCAGCAACCGGTCGAATGGAAGCGTCTCCCCCGTGGTCAGTTTGACCGTATGCGCCTCCGCTTGGATTTCGGCGACGGACGCGTTCAACCGGAGGTCGATCCCCTGCGCGGCGTACCAATCCGCTTCGCGGAAATACAACGCCCTCCGCTCGATTCTCCCGGCGATCAACTCCCACAGCCTGGGGCGATAATAATACGGATACGGCTCGTCGCCGAGAATCGCAACGGCGGCGGACGGATCCAGACCGCGCAAATTCCGCGCGGCCGTGGTTCCGGCGACGCCGCCGCCGACGATCACAAAGCGGGTCATTTCCGGGGAATCAGGTTATTTTTTGGAACATGCTTTTGTCCACGCCGCATTCCGGGCAGACCCACGTATCGGGGATATCCTCGAAGGCCGTGCCCGGCGCGATCCCGTGTTCCGGATCGCCCTTCTGCGGATCGTAGATGTAGCCGCACGCCGTGCATTCCCATTTATCCATCGGCCGTCTTCTCCTGGGAGGTGTTTTGCACCGCCCGCGCGAATTTTAC encodes the following:
- a CDS encoding rubredoxin, yielding MDKWECTACGYIYDPQKGDPEHGIAPGTAFEDIPDTWVCPECGVDKSMFQKIT